The following nucleotide sequence is from Scyliorhinus torazame isolate Kashiwa2021f chromosome 4, sScyTor2.1, whole genome shotgun sequence.
ACAAAATCGTTTTTTCATTCGGTAATGCGATTTCACAAAGTAATATTTATAGAAACTTTGAAATTTCACCCTAAGGATAGGAAACGCATGGGCCATTGTGCTCCAGCTATAGCCATTGTGCTTTACTGTAAAACGATGAATCTGCTGAGCTACTTCACCCCGATTCTGTACAGCTTCTTGGTGCAGTAGTTAGTAGAGGAAAGGGTGTCGGAATTCACTTTTGTTTCCTTTCCACAGGTATTCGATGTTGGTCGATATCAAGAAACGTTAGCAGCTTATTTTTATCTGTCTGCGCATGAAAGCATCAATCAGATAACTGAAATTCTTCTAGGGGAGCAACGAGCGTATGTTTTTTTTGAAAAGAGCCATGGGGATATGCATTCATTTGTCCGCACTTGCAAGAGGCTCAAAGAGGATGAAGCAGCGCGATTGTTCTACCAGATAACGTCTGCTGTGGCACACTGTCACGATAATGGCGTGGTACTTCGAGATCTCAAATTAAGAAAATTTGTATTTAAAGACGAGGAACGGTAAGACTGGCAGCCCGTGGCCGTTTTAATCCCGCAAATATAAGGCAAAGCTATTAGTATAAAGAGTGGACTACGATTGCAGTAATGCCCCCATACAGCAATACAAAACAGCATTCTGTACAGTTCAAACTGTTACACTCCAATGACGTTTATTATTTTAAGTAACACATTATTACGTTGCTGGTTTCTGGACCAAGATTTCGGAGGCTGAAGTCAAATACAACTTTAGCAACTCTTATTAGCCCTCGCATGGGAGTTTTGTCCCACGTGTGGGTCTCTCCTGCTTAAGCCTTCTGCAGAACTAGTGGCCATTGTTCGATTAAACGTTTGTTTTCCCTTTGAGGGTTAGAAAAGTAACTCCTAGTCCAGACACATGGTGACATTGAACTTTTTGTTTGATCAGCACGCTGGCAATCTTCACAGAAAGCTGAAATAATGCTCAGCTCTTTAATGCGCACAAGAACCAGTTGGGGGACGATCACAACCACCCACTTTATTGAAATGGATGGGCTGCTTTGTTGCAAGATACTGAGTGTTCTTCCCACGCAGTGAAACCGCATAAACTCTTGCAGGTTACAGTAACGGAAGGCAGTCTTTCTTGTAGCTCACACATTTGGTGCAAAACTTAAAAGAACTGACTGCGTCAGCCACGTGCCACTGCAGTGTGTGAGTGCATTTGATTCCGGATTTAAACATGCACACTGACCGAGTCTGCATCAGATATCTACCTACTACTCCATTTGCTTAATTGAATACATGTCCCCTGACCAAAGAAGTTCGTTTCTGACAATGCAAGTCGGGCGATTTTAAACATCTGCAGCAGTACAGAGCCGTGCACCATTCCATTGTGCAAGTCAAACAGCATAGTGAGTCACTTGTGTCTCCCTTGTGTGCAGAAACgtggacccactcactcactgccgTGCACAAAGGAAAACGATGTCTGGTTTATTCTTAGGAAGGTTTAGGAAGTGGTTCACAGCTTGCAAAGAATATGGCTGGAAATGAACAGCAGGATGCTGATAGTTGGAATGCAGATGTATATATTGGGAATAGCAATGCACTGTTGAGTAGAAGGTCCTAAATTAGGAATCTGGTGTAGTGCTTGTCCCCAGAGTGTTTCCAGCACCCTGTGTGTCTGGTGCAGTCGGTGACTGACTGCCTCTTGCCTCTGGAACCGCAAGAGCTGAATGTGGATTTTGGTTGGAACCTGGCGCAGCGCCCGGCGCATGGAGACCGGTTAGTTTGAAAGGCGGACTGTTGGGGTTTTGGTTTCTTTTGTGTTATTTTGCGACTTGCAGGTTTTGTAGTTGACTTTCTAAACTCGCCcatgaggagaatgttgtgatcTGGTTTGCCGTGGTTTTCTGGGCTGCAGAACACGCCGTGGTCCCTGACAGGCACCCTGCTATccgctcaacctgcagctgctctgcTGCACCCAGCTCTTGGCGTTGTGGTCTTGCTGAGGTGTGGCTTACCCTGGTGGCAGGTTCCCCAAGTCTCTATAGAGACAGCAGCGTGTTTCCGGCGGGCTGCTTTGCGGCCTCATTCACACTGAAATGGGAAGGTATTGGCACACCTAGTTTCATTTCTGCTCATCAGACAGCTGCTTTTGCAACAACAAAATCTGGAAAGGTATATTGTGCCTGGAGTAAAAGTTACCATTGCCTTCTCCCTGTCCCCGATTAAAGCCTGCCCAGGGAGCTGCCACAGGAGCAGTTGTCAGATCAGGTGTGCTCTCTTTTATATTTGAAAAAAAATCTCTAATCTAAATGATAAAAAGAGACAGGGTTGCTCCAGCGTCCTCAAGCAAACATGCACTTTCAAAAGGGACCCAGCGACTAGGAAAAACAAATCATAAAACCgaggacaaaaacagaaaatgctggaaaatctcagcaggtctgacatcatccatggagagagagaagggctcACTGcgttttgagcctggatgactcttcatcttcatccagactcaaaaggttagctccacagatgctgttagacctgctgggattttccagcattttctgtttttgattcagattccagcagcagtaatttgattttatcaTAAAACCAAGGGATCGTTAATGTTACCCATATGCACCGACACTCCAGGCCCTACAGTGCCCACAGCTCACAGAACCCCCACCAGCATATTGACGGCTGCTGCATATGCTCCTTCCCCATGGCCACCTGGGTTGGGCAGGACCTataaacgtgtgtgtgtgtgtggcaggagggggagggaggttatTATAACTGCTACAGTTAGTGAGGATTTAAAGCTTCAATTGAAAGCagatccaacaacattcaagatctTGTTAAACCAGAAGAGGACAAAAAAGAAATCAGCTTTTACAAATCCAGTCTTGCTTGTGTAACTCTCCAGCTTCTTTATTTTTATACCTGCCTTTCTTTGCGATAGTGCCTTTTCCTATTAATCTTTCAGTGGTTACTTTAAAAACACTCGCCACCTAAATGCTTAATGTGCAATGAAATATGTAAATTAAAAATGACTAGCTCCAGTTGCACAACTTGGGGGAGTTGAGAATATGTTCACCAAGTGGCCAGTTCTATATGTTAATGTGTGCATAAATGCATACAGTAATACTCACTGTTCCTGCAATGTGGAGGAAAGGAAATTGGTGGCCAGTGCTTATTATGTGctgggtgtttgtttttgttgaTTTAGAGGAATGTGTCTGCATGTCAGTATCACCTTGAGCTGCAAATTTGTTCCTGTTGTGAGCTGACTGTCTATGTTGCAGACAAGAGAATTAACTAATCACTTTCTTGCATAACAAATTTAGTCTTTATTTCAACTACAGTCTTTTGTTAAGTCACCTGAGACTTTACATAAATAGCTTGTGGCATCTAGTGGTAGAAATGGAATATTCACAAGTGAACAATTTTCATACTCGTACTGATGATACATTTTGATGTGAAGATTTATTGTCAGACTCTCAAAATTGGAGGAAAAGTATTAAAACGCATAATGCTTCAGGTACCTTAAGCTTCTTTTCTGTACCACTTGCTTGCATTTTTAAAAAGTATAGCAGCCCTAAGCAAAACGGAATCCCCAGTTCTTTGGCTTTCACAGTCGTTTACAAGCTCTCTCCCGTATATATTTTTTGTTCTGTTTAGAGTACAGTCCTTATTTACTTCGGCAATTCAGCTGGCCATGATAGTGATATCTTGATGGGAGCTGCGTTATTAGTTCTGATGTCTGTCCACTTACATCTGTGAATGTTTAAACAAGCTGCCTGATCAAAAGCTTttttttggtggtgggggggtcggGCAGAACCTAACTGGCTACGATTAGATTATTCACCAAACATTATGTTGTGAACCAGATTTCATGAGCAATTTTCTTGCATCTGGGGCTACTTTGATTATTTGATTTATCCTGAGTTGGGTTAACTGGAAGCAACAATTGCAGCTGCTGCTGGATTTTCTGGCAGGTGGTTGCCTCAGTGTTGTAGAACCAGTCCATGTGATGCCGATGGAGTGACGCCCAACTGCCTCTGCCTTCGTTTGGGGTAGATGTGATGAGTCAGGAGCAGAATTTTTGGCGTAATTGTTTGTCCACAAGTGTTTGAGTTCCATAATGGGGATGGTGCAAGGAAAATTTGCTAAATTTTCCATGTTAGTCTTGACTTAATAACACAAGATGAACATTGCATGTTGTCACGTCATTTTCCAAATTTCTGTATCTAATCCTACTGACTCTAGTGGCGGCTCTGTTTCAAAATGGTGATGGTTCTCCCTGCCTCTATGTATGTACATATTTGGCGCTACGATAATTGCACAACTTTCCTTTGAATTTTCATTGTCAACAAATTGCTCTCATTAGCTGAAGTGATATATGTGGCAGAATGTTCCATACCTTTCAATGCTACAATTCAGGGATTTTCTTATATATATACCCTTTTGAACAGCAACATTAGAGATTAGTTTTCTGCTTGAAACTCTTGAGAGAATAGCATTGCTTCATTGACAACTGAGACTATATATTGCACAGTTTGGGTGTCTCCTGGATGGATGTTTCATTCTTTAATTGCTGGGGCTTCATTGCtctcaagttttaaaaaaaaactaacttTCACTTCACCTTCAATGCAGTGACTCATTTTGATTATAGTTTCTGGTACTTTGTGACTTAGCCCCTTGAGTAAAATGTTCTTTATGTATGAATCTCAGAGTCTCAATAGTGAGGGTTGGTGGGTAGAACCATGAGGAATATCACAACCAACCCCGGTCCTGACCCCACAGATGCATGTTTCCCAACAgtgacgcgcccccccccccctcccccccgcctcaggTTAATGGTCAGGGGCCAGTTCTCTTTTCCTTGTGTTTTTTTTCTAAACTAGCCCCAAGGCAGAGATGATGTGGATTTCCGAGTTAATGTAGCTGAGACCAGAGGTTGAACTTGTGACTGTATATGAAACATTTCTTGTATGGACCTGTGGCAATATTCCATATTTATGACATGATTTCTGAAAGACTGGAGCTGCGATGTACAAAACACATAATTTTGTAAGGTGGCAAAATGTAACAGCTGAAAACTTTTAACCTGTGGTGGAATTCATTTCAGCCTGACTCCCACTAGTCCACTGCAGTGCAAATGCTGAATGTGCATTTAGCCGGAGAGCTGTACAAGCTGAGCTTGAATGATTTCCAAATGGAGTGTTGCAACAAGGAGGAGACTGTTCAGATATCAAAATAAATTGCCACATTTCTGCCCAAGTTGTGCAATGGCAGTTTTTATATTTAGTTGTGCGGTGGTGTTTTGAATTATTTGATTGAATAATACTTTGTTTATTTGTAGCACTCTTTGAACTTGCCGAGAGCTGTCTGTCATTCGTGTGGAAGTCTGCCCCATTCAGAGTAGATTGCTGCTGTAATTTGCTCCCATTTTGTTCATATGCTCTGATTCAACAAGCAGTTGCACTGTTGGCAAACATACTGCCCATTGTATCATGGCACAATTGTGTTGCTTTTTAACTCTTTATGATCAGCAAATGCTAAAAACCAATCTTGTGCATTGCTTTCAGTTTATGCACATTTTTTTAATAGCTTCCATCTTTGGGCACCTGAATGTGACAACAGAATATTTCTACAGTGTAATATCCTAGGAATAAAGAGCTCATTAAGTGGCAGCCGGCACTTTGAATTTCATGTATAATTTCATGCACAGTATCACTATGGAAACAAACTAAGATGGAAATCCTAAATGCATGAAAGATCATTTTGAATATTTGAATATTTCAATGATTTTCAACAAATTTATGCTGGTTCATGGTAAACCATAGCAACGGTTGttggaattgtttttttttaatgtattggaTGGGTTACATTTGCAGACTGGTGGGAAGAACACAAAAAAAGTATAAATCTGCACAAATAGAGGAGTAACAAAACAAAAAGATCAATAAAGTAAACAAAattgagagggggtgcagagaagattcaccagaatgttgcctgggatggaacattgaagttataaagagaggttgaataggcttgggttgttttctctggagcagagaagacctgattgaaggggtgacctgattgaagtatacaaggttatgaggggcatggacagggtggatggggagcagctaatccccttagttgaagggtcagataTGAGGGGACACACGTTCaaagtgggaggtttagggggatttgaggaaatacctttttacccagagagttttgacagtctggaatgcactgtctgggagggtggtagaggtgggatacctcacatcctttaaaaaagtacctggatgaatacttggcacgcattcaaggctatgggccaagtgctggcaagtgggattaggtgagcaggtcagggcctttcatgcattggtgcagacttgatgggccgaagggcctgctctgcaCTTTAGTATTCTGTGACAGCCCCTGGTGGGATTGCCTATTTATTCTCTTGTTGAATAAAACaaaaatcaataaattaaacacATGTTAGcagattggggagagagagagggtgacagcccCTAGTGAGGAAATAACTAAAACATAACATTAAAAGGAAACTTGCAAAATCAAAGAAAAATGTGATCCTGAGGATGTTGATGCACCCCAGCCCCTGCGGCTCCCACTAGTCGCAAAAGGCCTGAATCGTGCagatggacaccgcatgctccctctcaatGGCTGCTCCCTCTCAATGGCCATCCGACTGGAAACATAGCTgcggtagaggggcagacagttagGTCGAGTGACCTCCCttgaccacctgctgcctggtCCTGTTAAAGGCCAACCTGGCTAGGTCCAGGAGCAGGCTTCGAGGCCCCCTGCCCACCAGGTGACCCAAAGATTAGGAGTGTGGAGCTGAAGTACAAGCATAAGTTGAAGAGCAGCCCCTTCAAATATGAAATACGGGGCTGAAATCTCAGGCAACCCAAGTGGAACACTGACTCCCCTTGACTGCAGGAAAGACATGTGGCCTGGGAGTCTGTGAACCATCTATGATTGCATGACATCACTGCAATGCACTGCAATGCAAAACCCTCTACCCCAGGTCCTTGTTGAAAAAGGGGACGACTCCCAAGTAGAGAGCCTTCCACTGGGGACCTTGGTTTATATGTGCATAAATTGATAATGGTGGCAGCACAGATTTGAGAGCACtattaataaagcatacagcacCCTAGCCTTTATCAATAGGTGCATAAGAGTACAAAAacaagtgagcgatggtggtatagtggtgaggatAGCTGCCTTCCAAGTTGACCTGGGTTGGATTCCTAGCAATCACGGTGATGATTTACTCATAAGTTTTAGGCGGCATGGTAggacattggttagcactggtgcttcacagcgccaggatcccaggtttgattcccggcttgggtcactgtctgggcggagtctgcacgttctcgtgtctgcatgggattcctccgggtgctccggtttcctcccacaaatcccgaaagatgcgctgttaggtgaattggacattctgcattctccctctgtgtacccgaataggcaccggaatgtggcgactaggggataatGTAAGCctctttgtgacactaataaagatcattattattaaagtCATATTAAAACTGTATGAAACACTAGTTCGGCCTCAGCTGGTGTATTATGTCCAGTTCTGTGCACCACCCTTCATGAAGGGTGTGAAGGCCTTTTAAGAGAGTGCAGGAAATGTTCACAAGAATGGTTTTAGGGATAACTTCAGTTGcgtagattggagaagttgagacTATTTTCCATtgtggagaaggttgagaggagatttggtagaggcATTCAAAGTCATAACGAGCCTGaagagagtagatggggagaaactgatcccattgctggaaccagagggcacaatttaCAGAAATCGAAAAGGACAAgatggggggcgcgattctccgaaatggagacaaagtcccgaagccggagtgtttcactccggcgtcggagcccgctcccagccccgtaTTCTCCCGCCgctagggggctaggagcggcgtcgcgcgtATTTTACACGCGCAGGGCCTTGGTGCCAcgtaaaaagcggcgccgcgtcaatgGCGCGGCCGGcatcgcgtaaatgacgtcacccacgcatgcgctgttgccgtcctccccgaggccgccccgcaagaagatggcggatggatcttgtggggcggcagaggaaggaggtcctcctttagagaggccggcccgccaatcggtggcaccgatcgcgggccagaccccatcggaggccccccccctccccccagcgttcccgcgcagttccctCCGGCAAcggccaggtgtggacagcgccggtgggaacctgtcgcgtTGGGGCGgccgcccatccgggccggaaaatgcgagcgccgattctccgagcggccaggcgtgattctcgcggcgtttgtttgggtgggggggggtgggagaatcgcgtgcgggtgtcggggccgcgtggcgggactcgcgcagcgccccggcaattctcccacccggcgtgaggggggagaattccacccgagGAGTGGTTGGATGTGGAAGGCTCTGCATAATTCTATAAATTATTGAAGCTATACTGCAAGTCTGGCATAGTTAAATGCAGGAAATATTGAATTGGAAATTGAGGCGTCACTATTCTCCCATTAGTAAGGAGGAACTAATTTTAACTGGTTTGATCAAGTTTTGTGCATGTTAATTTTATAAGTTAGGCTTGTAGTGAGTTGGAAGTTTACATGTCCGCCAtgtagggcagtgttctcctcttcAGAGGTCTGCCTGCCCACTACACTAAGTCTTTTTCATATAGAGTTTTGTGTAAAAGTGTGTTGTTATTTCTCTTACGATTTACTATTTTTATTTCAAGTGTTAATTCAGAATCTTTGTAATTTCCTTTTGATGTGTGGAGCTGGTTGTGCTGTGAGCATCATTCACTGTCTCTGAAGTTCATATCCAAGAAATGAGAGAGCTAACCTGCCTGCCAGTATAGCTCAGTGGCAGTTTGCAAGTAGCGAAAGACGTTTTGACCCATATCCTTCCTTCTGTTCCCTTCCTGAGGAAGTGCCTGGTTTTGGGAAGAAGAGGAAGTTACTTGTCCAAAGATTGGGAGTTGGATGTGTGTGAATCCAGAAGGAGCACTATATGTTATTTGACTTCCATTTCACCTCTTTTATGGATGGCAGCCCTATCATTGAAGCCCATAGCTTTAAAAGTGGTACAGTTCTAGTTAATGTGACCAGTCTTAGAATTCCCCTGTTCAGAGCGCAAGAGCAGTATTCTGTTTCGGTGGCTCCTTCACTTAATATAACACACAGCATTTAATAAAATGTAGCCAGAAATTAGGAAACATACAGCCGAGCAAGAGATTTGAAATGGACAGCCAATAGCCACATTCTGTGAACTGCAGAAGTTTCAAGTCTACCATATCTAGGGTTTATATTTGCATTCATTTGTGGAGTAAGCAAAAACATTCAGCCTGTTATTAAAGTCAGTTTCTAATTTGTGCAGTATTTGTTATATTGAGCAGCTTCTTTGAAACACGAGTATATTTCCTTGGCAAAGTTATGTTacatgattttttaaaatttctCTGTTGTAGGACTCTAGTGAAGCTGGAAAGCCTGGAGGATGCTTGTATCTTGAATGGTGAAGTTGATGCTCTCTCAGACAAGCACGGGTGCCCAGCTTATGTGAGCCCTGAGATTCTTAACACCAATGGCAGCTACTCTGGTAAGGCAGCTGATGTTTGGAGCCTAGGTGTGATGCTGTACACGATGCTCGTTGGACGGTATCCCTTCCATGACGTGGAACCAAGTTCACTCTTCAGCAAGATTCGGCGTGGCCAGTTTAACATTCCAGAAACTCTTTCTCCACGGGCGAAATGCCTTATCCGTAGCATTTTGCGTCGTGAGCCTTTGGAAAGGCTGACATCCCGGGAAATCTTGGACCATCCCTGGTTTGCCTCTGATTTTGCATCTTCTAGTTCCGGATATGGTGCTAACGAAAAGGAAGCAGTTGATCAGCTGGTACCTGATGTGAATATGGATGTTGAATTGGACCCATTTTTCAACTGAGATTACCCATTGGTTGGATGTGGTCGAGAAGATATTAACAGCTGGTACCCACCACATGGCATCCTTCCTGAACTGATTAATGGTACCTTGAATCAACCTAGCTTGGTAGCAAAAGTGGTGAAGATGTATAGTGACTTAAATGACTAGCAGAGTGGGACTTCTAAGGGTTAACATGTAGCACAACTAATCAGGTCGTTCTGCTATCAAGTTAGATTGATTGGAAGGAAAAGGCAGTGTAAAATGTTGCAGCTTCTCATCTCATGGAGCCACGGAGAGCGCTGAATACTGCACACATGCATAGTTGTGCAGTATATCACTCATTCTATAATGGTTGCAAATCACAAATAGAAACTTAATTAGCCTCGACACACAATGTAACACATTGGCATCGCACTGTTAGATTATTTTCCTTCTCTCATTATTCAGGGAATATACAATCCTCCTGTAAAGAGTCTCCTAAATTTGTTTctgatgttttaacattttacTCAATGtgattcattaaaaaaaatttagGTGCACATAAACCGACCATAAAATGCGGGTGCTAAAATAAAGGTTCTGCTTGTGTTTATATGTAGCTATTTTCATTATCTTGTGTAATTTTTTTTCTGAGTAAACTAAATATTGTCAGAAAATGAGCATGTTGATGCTCAGTTCCCTAAGAGGGGAAAAAAACTGTTTTCTGTTGAGTGTACAATACTTCAATGCAGGTTGGTAGGATctattgaaatgaaaatgtcagctGTAGCTTCACTGGTAAGGAAGCCCTTATTGGTAGACATTCAGGGTTTGAAATACATCCACTGGCACAATTGTATGAGTGCAAAGAAAATAGTGTCCAATGATATAATTTTTGCAGGTTTTGTAGTGTTTATTTTCAACTTAAATATCCTGCAGcagtgtacagtggttagcactgttgcttcacagctcttagggtcccaggtttgattcccagcttgggtcactgtctgtgcgaagtctgcacgtcctccctgtgtctgcatgggtttcctccggatgctccggtttcctcccacaagtcccgaaagacatgcttgttaggtgaattggacattctgaattctccctcagtgtacccgaacaggcgccggaatgtggcgacgaggggattttcacagtaacttcattgcagtgttaatgtaagcctacttgtgtcactaatgaAGATGATTATTATTCTCAAAATGTATTTTAAATTTCCCCACTTTTTCACTGCTCACCCAAACATTTCTTCCACTACAGCTAGGTAACATCTGCCTTGGGCTGTGTAAAGGTATGAGGCTAAGCTATCATGTCCCAGACACTCTTATCTAGCCCTCTTGAGACCAATCAAATTTTATGGTGTTTTCTTTGGAAAAAGTGAGTGCATACTTACTAAAACAGCAACAAGTATATGTGCTGTCACAATAATATAGATCGTGCAATCGTGCCTGCATCATAGCTCCTTGCTTTTGGCAGCTAAAAGTAGACTTTTTGAACATGTGAGTTGGCGAACAAAAACTTATTGGTGTTTGTTTGTTTATTTAATCAACAAAGTATTTGTCTGACTTGCTCTGCTGCAAACACAGGCCCTCCTTGTGTGCAGCAAAGACTTCTTTAAAAAAATCTTGCACAAGTGTTGAGTACCTATAATTGAGTAATACCACAAAACAAATGAGTTTAAACTATTACACAAGTGAAGTGAGTAACTGGTTAGTGGTCTAATtctcataccagctgaggttattcatgaaggtctgtcttctcaaccatgccccttgcctgaggtgtggtaatcctcaggttacatcaccaccagtcagctctccccctgaaaGGAGAAAGCatcgtcatctgggactgtggcgacttgacACTTAGTGGATTAATATTCTCTTTTGTGGCTTGATGCTGTACAGTTTTTAATGAATACTGAAATTGAATCCTGGATTGGGCATTCAGTCTATTCTGACAACTCAAAGTTATTTTAATCAAATAGATTTTGAATCAAAATTAAATGGCTTGAAATTAAAATGAATCGATTGCTTTTGTTAGTAAAATTGTTCCTGTTACTTGAAGGTTGTGCTTCCAGAGGCACCCCACCTGGTGTCTGAAAAATATTATGTTTTCTAGGACTGACCAATCATGAATATCTGTGATTATTAGAAATCCACTTGTTAATGGGTTCCCTTCACATTGAGCTCCGTTGCATATGTAAACGTAAGTTATTCATttagacaattttttttttttaaactagttgGGAAAGCATAATGTGCCTAGATTAAATTAAGTTGGGCAGTTCAGAAAAAGGATTGGAATAATACTTGACAGTTAAGTAATTTACTCTACTTTTATTACTTATGATTAAAATATTGTGAAAATAAACTAAGTATAACCTTATTTTTTACAAATAATTATATTCAATGCAAGCACATTTATGGACCTATATTTGTAAACTTGAGCACAGTCACATCTGCAGTGTGTATTTCAGACCCTGGATAGGTTGTAGAGATTTTATTTACATTTTAGCTTGTCAAATTACTTTTCTGCTTTCAAATTGCTGTAAGAAATTTCTTACCTTGCATACTTTTTTCCTGTGTTGTCTCCAGTACCTTGGTTGTTTGATTACTGCCTGTACCAGTTCTGTGAAATGGTCATGTTCTTGAGTAGGTATATGTGGACTCTGTAGTACGTATCTGTTAACTTGAATTTGTGTTTTTATCTATGTTGCATGTACGTACAGCTACTTGACCTATTTGGCTATTGCCTGCATTTCAGGAGAGCTTGTATATGCCAATTAAAAACACAGAAGAGGATGGCTAATTAAAGTTCTcattgggaagggggggtgggggggggtggggggggaggaagctgcAGCTGACCTGCCAAGTGTTAATTTAAAATATTTCAAATTAATCACAAAAAAAATGGGAGTGAATTTTTATTCACTCTGTGGATGGTGCTATGTTGAGAAGGACTACTTGTCTTTGTTTCAGTCTGAAGTGGAAGGGGAACAGAGGAGACTGCATGGTGGGTTTTACTGCCTCTGGTGTTTATTGTATTTGGTTTGATGTTTTGTCCTAATCTCCTTCAGTAAATAAATTGTGAATTGCACAACTAAATGAGTTATCCTATTTCTTCTACATTagtagatttaaaaaaaattgtgaCCAACATGTGGAAATCCTTAACCTGTGAGTATGGTTTCAACTTCACTCTGGGAGGGTTgggaatgggcgggattcttcgtgaaTCGGCGCGATAGCCCGAACCCGGCGCCAGAAACTGTGCGAATTACTCCGGCGTTGGGCCCCCGaaatgtcgcgaattctccggctgggaatgggctagtagcagtGTGACGCCATTCgagacggcgtcacccgtcacggacgcgtGCGCCATCAGTGATGGCGCgtggcgtcactgcaca
It contains:
- the trib2 gene encoding tribbles homolog 2 isoform X1 → MSIQRSSPISIVRYGRSRHKTHHEYEELSCVRTSDCSQSFSPNLGSPTPPETPNSSHCISQIGQYLLLEPLEGDHVLGAVHLHSGEELVCKVFDVGRYQETLAAYFYLSAHESINQITEILLGEQRAYVFFEKSHGDMHSFVRTCKRLKEDEAARLFYQITSAVAHCHDNGVVLRDLKLRKFVFKDEERTLVKLESLEDACILNGEVDALSDKHGCPAYVSPEILNTNGSYSGKAADVWSLGVMLYTMLVGRYPFHDVEPSSLFSKIRRGQFNIPETLSPRAKCLIRSILRREPLERLTSREILDHPWFASDFASSSSGYGANEKEAVDQLVPDVNMDVELDPFFN
- the trib2 gene encoding tribbles homolog 2 isoform X2, giving the protein MHSFVRTCKRLKEDEAARLFYQITSAVAHCHDNGVVLRDLKLRKFVFKDEERTLVKLESLEDACILNGEVDALSDKHGCPAYVSPEILNTNGSYSGKAADVWSLGVMLYTMLVGRYPFHDVEPSSLFSKIRRGQFNIPETLSPRAKCLIRSILRREPLERLTSREILDHPWFASDFASSSSGYGANEKEAVDQLVPDVNMDVELDPFFN